A stretch of Pseudorhodobacter turbinis DNA encodes these proteins:
- a CDS encoding ABC transporter permease yields MLGFAIRRILMLAPVFLAASMIIFLMIHMLPGDPIDNLLRIGASPAQRAELTAKYGLDRPLYEQYAFWMGNILQGDFGTAIVQRRPVASLIGQALPYSLALGGLALLMSTLLGVTMGVIAASTKGSWLDQGIMGGVLLGSMLPNFWIGLLLILVFSVGLGWTPVSGARGWESLILPVVTIGLGGTALVARVTRIAMIDVQGKDFVMLLHAKGVHPLVIQLRHVLRHALIPVVTILALRIGWILGGAVTVEVVFARPGLGSLLIKSLNQHDYPVVQAALLILAMAVLLGTLLGDLIQAAMDPRIRDSLK; encoded by the coding sequence ATGCTGGGATTTGCCATCAGACGCATCCTTATGCTTGCTCCCGTGTTTCTCGCGGCATCAATGATCATCTTCTTGATGATCCATATGCTGCCCGGGGACCCGATCGACAATTTGCTTAGAATTGGGGCAAGCCCGGCACAGCGGGCAGAGCTGACCGCTAAATACGGTTTGGACCGCCCGCTCTACGAACAATATGCCTTTTGGATGGGCAATATCCTGCAAGGTGACTTCGGGACGGCCATCGTTCAGCGCCGTCCCGTTGCAAGCTTAATAGGACAGGCCTTGCCATATTCGCTGGCCCTTGGCGGACTGGCGCTCCTCATGTCGACGTTGTTGGGTGTGACCATGGGCGTCATTGCGGCCTCGACCAAGGGAAGCTGGCTCGATCAAGGCATCATGGGTGGGGTGTTGCTCGGGTCCATGCTGCCAAATTTTTGGATCGGCCTTTTACTGATCCTTGTGTTTTCAGTCGGTCTTGGCTGGACACCGGTTTCAGGAGCGCGCGGATGGGAAAGTCTGATCTTGCCTGTGGTGACTATCGGCCTCGGAGGCACCGCATTGGTGGCGCGGGTCACGAGAATAGCGATGATTGACGTGCAGGGCAAAGATTTCGTTATGCTGCTGCATGCCAAAGGAGTGCATCCGCTTGTGATCCAATTGCGCCATGTGTTGCGCCACGCGCTGATCCCTGTCGTCACCATTCTGGCACTGCGCATCGGGTGGATTTTAGGAGGCGCCGTGACGGTTGAAGTGGTCTTTGCCCGCCCCGGTCTCGGGTCGCTGCTGATCAAATCCCTTAACCAACATGATTATCCCGTGGTACAGGCCGCACTTCTCATTCTTGCCATGGCGGTCCTGCTCGGCACACTGCTGGGAGATCTTATACAAGCGGCGATGGACCCGCGTATCCGGGATAGCTTGAAATGA
- a CDS encoding ABC transporter ATP-binding protein yields the protein MPNPDDPILSIEGLTCRFTTGGGFLHATRTMTAVRAVDLEVVRGDIVGIVGESGCGKSTFARLAMCLIEPSEGKILFEGRDVTNARGRSLRNLRKKLQMVFQDPYSSLDPRYTVRDCLEEPFRAVGEKVPAGRIENLLDLVGLDRSFANNYPHQMSGGQRQRVGIARALAHQPNFIVLDEPTASLDVSIQAQIIALLQDLHKRAGLTYLFISHDLGLVRYFCSRIMVMYLGSVVEVMDNPKAAPCHPYTAALMASSFAPDPKARAQIVPLEGEIPSPFNLPPGCPFAPRCPRAVPRCQQELPQLTTATGNGRVACFNPIEP from the coding sequence ATGCCCAATCCCGATGATCCGATTTTGTCCATCGAAGGGTTGACCTGCCGCTTCACCACGGGTGGTGGGTTTTTGCACGCCACCCGGACCATGACGGCGGTGCGGGCCGTTGATTTGGAGGTGGTGCGGGGGGATATCGTCGGCATCGTTGGCGAAAGCGGCTGCGGTAAATCCACTTTTGCCCGTCTTGCCATGTGCCTGATTGAGCCGAGCGAAGGCAAGATCCTGTTTGAAGGGCGTGACGTTACCAATGCGCGTGGCCGCAGCCTGCGTAATTTGCGCAAGAAACTGCAAATGGTGTTTCAAGATCCCTATTCGTCGCTGGATCCGCGCTACACGGTGCGGGACTGCCTCGAAGAGCCGTTCCGCGCTGTTGGCGAAAAAGTTCCCGCGGGTAGGATTGAAAACTTGCTGGACCTAGTCGGCTTGGATCGCAGCTTCGCCAATAATTATCCGCATCAAATGTCAGGCGGCCAGCGTCAGCGTGTCGGCATTGCGCGCGCTTTGGCGCATCAGCCTAATTTCATCGTGCTGGACGAACCAACCGCCTCGCTAGATGTGTCAATTCAGGCGCAAATTATAGCACTGTTGCAGGATCTTCATAAGCGGGCCGGACTTACCTACTTGTTCATCAGTCATGACCTAGGGTTGGTGCGCTATTTTTGTTCGCGCATCATGGTGATGTATCTGGGATCTGTAGTTGAGGTAATGGATAACCCGAAAGCTGCCCCGTGCCATCCCTATACGGCGGCACTGATGGCTTCGTCCTTTGCGCCAGACCCCAAGGCCCGCGCCCAAATCGTGCCTTTGGAGGGCGAGATCCCGTCGCCGTTCAACCTGCCGCCCGGTTGCCCGTTTGCCCCGCGCTGCCCGCGCGCCGTGCCGCGTTGTCAGCAGGAACTGCCGCAGCTTACAACCGCCACCGGCAATGGCCGTGTTGCGTGTTTCAACCCTATTGAACCTTGA
- a CDS encoding ABC transporter ATP-binding protein: MLLDVKDLSLRIGAVNLLDRISFAVDRGQVLGLVGESGSGKSLTAMALTGLVRRIGGVVTGGGITFDGQELIGLKEGAYRKLRGKRIAFITQNPMSALDALKTIGDQVDQVSRLHLGLGRKAARAHTVDILTRLRIPDAATVALAYPHQLSGGMKQRMVIAMALAADADLIVADEPTTALDVTVQAQIVMILADLVKKRNIGLILITHDMGVVAQICDQVCVLYAGRVAETGPVGQIMEAPRHPYSAALIGCIPRDDMVPGALMGIAGSVPSAVNYGEQCCRFASRCARADHACTALRPEMTPHGQALVACHYPLGSDLTGPRSSSLPQEGAHAQSR; the protein is encoded by the coding sequence ATGCTGCTAGATGTAAAAGACCTCTCGCTGCGTATCGGTGCGGTTAATCTGCTGGATCGGATCAGCTTTGCCGTCGATCGGGGGCAGGTTCTGGGCCTTGTGGGCGAATCAGGCTCTGGCAAATCGTTGACAGCGATGGCGCTGACCGGGTTGGTGCGCCGCATCGGCGGTGTTGTTACGGGTGGCGGAATCACCTTCGACGGACAAGAGCTAATAGGCCTCAAGGAAGGCGCCTATCGCAAGCTGCGAGGCAAACGCATCGCCTTTATCACCCAGAATCCGATGTCGGCGTTGGACGCGCTGAAAACCATCGGAGATCAGGTGGATCAGGTCTCGCGACTGCATCTGGGACTGGGGCGAAAGGCGGCCCGTGCCCATACGGTTGATATCCTGACCCGCCTGCGTATTCCCGATGCCGCGACCGTTGCTCTTGCCTATCCGCATCAGCTATCGGGCGGAATGAAGCAACGCATGGTGATCGCCATGGCGCTTGCCGCTGACGCCGACTTGATCGTGGCCGATGAACCGACGACTGCCCTGGATGTTACCGTGCAGGCGCAAATTGTGATGATTTTGGCCGATCTGGTCAAGAAAAGGAACATCGGTTTGATCCTGATTACCCATGACATGGGCGTGGTCGCCCAGATATGTGATCAGGTTTGCGTACTCTATGCCGGACGGGTCGCAGAAACCGGGCCGGTCGGACAAATCATGGAAGCGCCGCGCCACCCTTATTCAGCGGCGTTGATCGGCTGTATCCCACGCGATGATATGGTCCCCGGCGCCCTGATGGGTATTGCGGGCAGTGTCCCCTCAGCGGTCAATTATGGCGAACAGTGCTGTCGCTTTGCCAGCCGTTGCGCGCGCGCCGACCACGCTTGCACCGCCCTTCGGCCAGAGATGACCCCACATGGTCAGGCTCTAGTCGCCTGTCATTATCCGCTCGGATCTGATCTGACCGGCCCCCGCAGTTCGTCCCTGCCGCAGGAGGGTGCGCATGCCCAATCCCGATGA
- a CDS encoding ABC transporter substrate-binding protein produces MKTLKTLLLGTALSATLTFPVMAQDVVAVLSQNEVGATSYNPISATLLSVGAWLLYDRLVSKDEKLQYVPSLAESWEEDADGMAWTFNLKQGVTFHNGTAFNAQVIVDWLPLYQGTENAYLFDAIDHAEAISDNTVRFLMKRPEPNLLYNFSTVYASIPDPATFTALGEDFGVTEVVGTGPFKLESFEIGNETVLVRNDDYAWGPGASTGHAAKIERLTLREIAEASTAFLELKTGGVDLLMNVPTDFVEEVEGAGNLKMLELPGTDLIYMPINVTKAPFDNIKVREGVAFAINQKEIIDSVFGGRGKAADGFLISSLPESKIAEEFRIAYDPVRAAKALEDAGWLMGGDGVREKGGERLKVALWTQSDSLFRRLSVVVQAQLKAVGVEATILSFDSAAIRDQYKTGEQQLAVRTYLWDNADILEWFFGGDRLYYPNISMLNDPKAEELKTAAMTGAKNQVEREANFISYHQYINSLYPYAPIYEPVQLMGYNADRIAVPDSFHASRFNTLGFLELEVKE; encoded by the coding sequence ATGAAAACACTTAAAACTCTTTTGCTGGGCACCGCGCTGAGCGCGACGCTTACTTTTCCGGTGATGGCGCAAGATGTGGTTGCCGTCCTGTCGCAAAACGAAGTCGGCGCCACCTCATATAACCCGATTTCGGCGACGCTTTTGTCCGTCGGGGCATGGTTGCTTTATGACCGTTTGGTCTCGAAGGATGAGAAGCTGCAATATGTGCCGAGCCTTGCCGAAAGTTGGGAAGAGGACGCCGATGGTATGGCGTGGACCTTTAACCTCAAGCAGGGTGTTACCTTCCACAATGGAACAGCCTTCAATGCTCAGGTTATCGTTGACTGGCTGCCGCTTTATCAAGGCACTGAGAATGCCTATCTTTTTGACGCCATTGACCATGCCGAAGCCATTTCGGACAATACGGTCAGATTCTTGATGAAACGACCCGAACCGAACCTGCTTTACAACTTTTCGACGGTTTATGCTTCGATCCCTGATCCGGCAACGTTCACAGCACTGGGCGAAGATTTCGGCGTGACCGAAGTGGTCGGCACCGGCCCGTTCAAGCTGGAAAGCTTTGAAATCGGCAACGAAACCGTGCTGGTGCGCAATGATGACTACGCTTGGGGCCCCGGCGCATCCACTGGTCACGCCGCTAAAATCGAGCGTCTGACGTTGCGCGAAATCGCCGAAGCCTCGACTGCTTTCCTTGAACTCAAAACCGGCGGCGTTGATCTGTTAATGAATGTGCCAACAGATTTCGTGGAAGAGGTCGAAGGGGCGGGCAATCTGAAAATGCTCGAACTACCGGGCACGGACCTGATCTACATGCCAATCAATGTCACCAAAGCTCCCTTTGATAACATCAAGGTGCGCGAAGGCGTGGCCTTTGCCATCAACCAGAAAGAGATTATTGACTCTGTATTCGGGGGACGTGGCAAAGCGGCTGACGGGTTCCTGATCTCGTCGTTGCCGGAATCTAAGATCGCGGAGGAATTCCGCATCGCATATGATCCGGTACGTGCTGCCAAGGCACTGGAAGACGCTGGCTGGCTCATGGGCGGCGATGGCGTTCGTGAAAAGGGCGGTGAGAGACTGAAGGTTGCGCTGTGGACCCAGTCCGACAGCCTCTTCCGTCGCCTGTCCGTGGTGGTGCAAGCCCAACTTAAGGCTGTTGGTGTCGAGGCCACGATTCTGTCCTTCGACAGCGCTGCGATCCGTGATCAATACAAGACCGGCGAGCAACAACTGGCTGTGCGGACCTATCTTTGGGACAATGCTGATATTCTCGAATGGTTTTTTGGCGGCGACCGTCTTTACTATCCCAACATCTCGATGTTGAATGATCCCAAGGCTGAGGAGCTGAAGACGGCCGCCATGACCGGTGCCAAGAACCAAGTCGAGCGTGAGGCGAACTTCATTTCCTATCATCAGTATATCAATTCGCTTTATCCCTATGCGCCGATCTACGAACCGGTGCAGCTGATGGGCTATAATGCTGACCGTATCGCCGTGCCAGATTCGTTTCATGCGTCGCGGTTTAACACGCTGGGCTTCCTTGAACTTGAAGTAAAAGAGTAA
- a CDS encoding M81 family metallopeptidase: MTFHILTAELIQECSTFNKGRTGLEEYRVEILETGDAAIAKRRLGRSELKGFLDIADAEGWRVTHALSATATPGPIVTREAFEELARIITDAAEAHKHDINGILLAMHGAMGAEGFEDPEGELLTRLRKIVGPDLPIAITLDLHSNTTPEMAAAANVAVSYKTYPHVDHVETAAHAASLLKEMMAGRVKGRTLRLKLPMLDEANGGRSDVAPTMAYYSRAIAFETEPGILAVSVNSGFADADILEAGPSVLVSYNCHVAGAATRAAEIAQKLGQSMWNDRESCVNNFLSVPQTVAFIRDFKPAGPGPLVISDFSDNPGAGAYGDATNLLAGMLDMGLSNAAFGPMIDADAAAALNGAAVGETVTLAVGGKNDPRYGGGPLMLTGEIRHLSQDGILVGDGPVIGGITFRFGQTAVFRVNGIDILIVTERGQAYDLQQFKAFGITPETLSVLGLKSQQHFRAAFEPISAEVIVCDCGALASPDYVSRDYAKVRRPIWPLDEIEGMPELCMG, translated from the coding sequence ATGACCTTTCACATTCTGACTGCTGAGCTGATCCAAGAATGCAGTACCTTCAATAAGGGCCGTACCGGCCTAGAAGAATACCGCGTCGAGATCCTCGAAACCGGCGATGCGGCGATTGCGAAGCGTCGCTTGGGACGCTCGGAACTGAAGGGGTTTCTGGACATAGCCGACGCTGAGGGGTGGCGTGTGACACATGCGCTGTCGGCAACCGCGACTCCTGGCCCGATTGTCACTCGTGAGGCTTTCGAAGAATTGGCCCGTATTATCACCGATGCCGCCGAGGCCCATAAGCATGACATCAATGGCATCTTGCTAGCCATGCATGGCGCGATGGGGGCCGAGGGGTTCGAAGATCCGGAAGGCGAGCTTCTGACACGCCTGCGCAAGATCGTCGGTCCCGATCTGCCGATTGCAATTACATTGGATCTGCACTCCAACACCACGCCGGAAATGGCTGCAGCTGCCAATGTGGCGGTGTCTTACAAGACTTATCCGCATGTCGATCATGTCGAAACCGCTGCCCATGCCGCCAGTTTGTTGAAAGAGATGATGGCTGGCCGCGTCAAAGGGCGCACGCTACGCCTGAAACTGCCAATGTTGGATGAGGCCAATGGCGGCCGGTCGGATGTAGCGCCCACCATGGCATATTACTCTAGGGCTATCGCCTTTGAAACAGAGCCAGGCATTTTAGCCGTATCGGTCAATTCGGGTTTTGCCGATGCAGATATTCTGGAGGCAGGACCGTCTGTCCTTGTAAGCTATAACTGCCATGTGGCGGGCGCTGCAACCCGCGCCGCCGAAATCGCACAAAAACTTGGTCAGTCCATGTGGAATGACCGCGAATCCTGTGTGAACAACTTCTTATCGGTGCCGCAAACTGTCGCGTTCATCCGCGATTTCAAACCAGCCGGCCCCGGCCCTTTGGTGATTTCCGATTTTTCCGATAACCCAGGTGCGGGCGCCTATGGTGATGCGACGAATTTGTTGGCCGGAATGTTGGATATGGGGCTGAGCAATGCCGCCTTCGGCCCGATGATCGACGCCGATGCGGCCGCGGCGCTGAATGGTGCTGCGGTTGGTGAAACCGTGACGCTGGCGGTCGGCGGCAAGAATGATCCGCGTTATGGGGGTGGTCCGCTGATGCTGACCGGCGAGATCCGCCACCTGTCACAGGACGGGATTTTAGTAGGAGATGGGCCAGTGATCGGCGGTATCACCTTCCGTTTCGGACAGACCGCCGTGTTTCGGGTGAACGGCATCGACATTCTGATCGTGACAGAACGCGGGCAGGCCTATGATCTGCAACAGTTTAAGGCGTTTGGCATTACACCGGAAACACTTTCGGTCTTGGGTTTGAAATCGCAACAACATTTCCGCGCTGCTTTTGAGCCGATTTCGGCAGAAGTCATCGTCTGTGATTGCGGCGCATTGGCCTCACCCGATTACGTCAGCCGCGACTACGCCAAGGTGCGTCGTCCGATCTGGCCTTTGGATGAGATCGAGGGCATGCCTGAGTTATGCATGGGATAG
- the menC gene encoding o-succinylbenzoate synthase translates to MLHSPLRDALVIDSAELRLIELPLLHPFTIATGTMVKKVMPIVVLRGGGHEGYAEGVADVLPDYLPETIVSSMMMMRDVFLPQVVGKSFANPQQIEQLFRPWRDHQMAKAAVEMAFWDLWAKVQGLPLWHVLGGTRSEVEVGVSLGIKPIPQTLKDVRHHVQQGYRRIKLKVMPGHDLKLLEAVRAEFPNIHLTVDANCCYSLADLMTLRKMDHFDLDYIEQPLAWNDLHDHVKLQAALDTPICLDECIRTLSDCRKALVSDAGRVINIKVGRLGGHTVARQVHDLCLSHNVPVWCGGMLEAGIGRAHNIHLCTLEQFSRPGDTSSSSRYFERDIITEKLETADGLMPVPCNGAGIGVTMDWGFLDSISSSVEVFHP, encoded by the coding sequence ATGTTGCATTCTCCACTCCGTGATGCGCTGGTCATTGACTCCGCAGAACTGCGGTTGATCGAGCTGCCATTGCTGCACCCCTTCACCATTGCGACCGGCACCATGGTCAAAAAGGTAATGCCGATCGTAGTGCTGCGCGGAGGTGGACATGAGGGATATGCTGAAGGTGTCGCAGATGTGTTGCCTGACTATTTGCCGGAAACCATCGTGTCTTCGATGATGATGATGCGCGATGTTTTCTTGCCGCAGGTTGTAGGCAAAAGCTTTGCCAATCCGCAACAGATCGAACAGCTTTTCCGCCCGTGGCGCGACCATCAGATGGCCAAAGCTGCGGTCGAGATGGCCTTTTGGGATCTCTGGGCGAAAGTGCAGGGGTTGCCACTGTGGCATGTGCTGGGCGGCACTCGTTCCGAGGTCGAAGTTGGCGTTTCGCTGGGCATCAAACCTATCCCGCAGACATTGAAGGACGTACGCCACCATGTGCAACAGGGCTATCGGCGCATCAAACTGAAAGTGATGCCGGGGCATGACCTGAAGCTGTTGGAAGCCGTGCGGGCAGAGTTCCCCAACATCCATCTGACGGTGGATGCCAATTGCTGCTACTCGCTTGCCGATTTGATGACCTTGCGCAAGATGGACCACTTCGATCTAGATTACATTGAACAACCGCTGGCCTGGAATGACCTGCACGACCATGTAAAGCTGCAAGCTGCGCTCGACACACCTATTTGTCTGGATGAATGCATTCGCACATTGAGTGATTGCCGGAAGGCCTTGGTCAGTGATGCTGGACGGGTCATCAATATCAAGGTGGGTCGACTGGGCGGGCATACGGTTGCGCGGCAGGTGCATGATCTGTGCCTGTCACATAACGTGCCTGTCTGGTGCGGTGGCATGCTTGAAGCCGGTATCGGACGTGCCCACAACATCCATCTTTGCACGCTTGAGCAATTCTCCCGGCCCGGCGACACATCATCGTCGTCGCGCTATTTCGAGCGCGACATTATCACCGAAAAATTGGAAACTGCAGACGGATTGATGCCTGTCCCCTGCAATGGTGCCGGCATCGGCGTCACAATGGATTGGGGATTCCTAGATTCTATCAGCTCTTCGGTTGAGGTGTTTCACCCATGA
- a CDS encoding MurR/RpiR family transcriptional regulator, protein MGLGKGLGLQKRLDDILCSGTPVERAIASYLVEHVLDLPFETAASLAQKIRVSEISIGRFARALGYRNLKEIKEAVKVAADIQAISSVGDSPWLLGPELAERFAKDNAGLALEREIHAVMRNHDLATTEEFARCAKRLAHFKNIKVAGFQTERGLAQYLAHNLSYLRPGVSMLEMDSGHFADVFLDDPQNTALVVFETRRYSQLAVTLVKKAQAEGIPVTVLTDTYCGWARAIGNEVLQVNTDFNHFWDATGQIAGLVNLLVNRVFQELGPGVEDRLNGIARNYGTLVGHQR, encoded by the coding sequence ATGGGACTTGGCAAAGGGCTCGGCTTGCAAAAACGGCTGGATGACATTCTTTGCTCGGGGACCCCAGTGGAGCGGGCGATCGCCTCGTACCTGGTCGAACATGTCCTTGATTTGCCGTTTGAGACCGCTGCCTCGCTTGCTCAGAAGATCCGAGTGTCCGAAATTTCTATCGGGCGGTTTGCACGCGCCTTGGGATATCGCAACCTCAAGGAAATCAAAGAGGCGGTGAAGGTCGCCGCCGACATTCAGGCGATTTCCTCCGTTGGCGATAGTCCTTGGTTGCTTGGCCCCGAGCTGGCGGAGCGCTTTGCCAAAGATAATGCCGGCTTGGCGTTGGAGCGCGAAATCCACGCCGTGATGCGCAATCACGATCTTGCCACGACCGAAGAGTTTGCCCGTTGCGCCAAGCGCCTTGCCCATTTCAAGAATATCAAGGTAGCGGGTTTTCAGACCGAGCGCGGCTTGGCGCAATATCTTGCACATAATTTGTCTTATCTGCGGCCGGGTGTCTCGATGCTGGAGATGGACAGCGGCCATTTTGCGGATGTCTTTCTGGATGATCCGCAAAACACGGCTTTGGTGGTGTTCGAGACCCGGCGCTATTCGCAACTGGCTGTAACATTAGTGAAAAAAGCGCAAGCTGAGGGTATCCCCGTCACTGTGCTGACTGATACTTATTGCGGCTGGGCGCGGGCAATCGGCAACGAGGTGCTGCAAGTCAATACGGATTTCAACCATTTTTGGGATGCCACAGGGCAGATCGCGGGGCTGGTTAACCTGCTGGTGAACAGGGTCTTTCAAGAACTCGGGCCGGGAGTCGAAGATCGGCTGAACGGCATTGCCAGAAACTACGGAACGCTGGTCGGCCACCAAAGATGA
- a CDS encoding ABC transporter permease: MIASTSFSRGLWSQLRNTAPLQALTTLKGGLAGGFLILVVLGALFAPWLTPYSYDIQNLPDAFSAPTLAHPMGTDEFGRDVLTRILYGARTSLSVSSVAIAISLFCGMVLGASAGYFGGKFDRSVMVLVDLTWAFPEILVALMLVAIIGPGTTGTLVAICVAYLAQFTRLSRAQVMALKTETYIEAARGMGSSHAGILFRHLLPNCLGPVLVAGMLATGDAIILEATLGFFGLGAQPPTPSWGGMMSSGSGLLFKGPWIILFPGLCIAVTVVAINLFGDALLHKLDIHERVRTA; the protein is encoded by the coding sequence ATGATCGCATCGACCTCATTCTCTCGTGGCCTTTGGTCGCAACTTCGCAACACAGCCCCATTGCAGGCGCTGACCACCCTCAAAGGTGGATTGGCCGGAGGCTTTCTAATACTGGTCGTGCTGGGAGCGCTGTTTGCCCCTTGGCTCACACCATATAGCTATGACATTCAGAACCTGCCCGATGCATTCAGCGCGCCAACGTTGGCACATCCGATGGGTACTGACGAATTCGGTCGGGACGTGCTGACCCGCATCCTTTACGGCGCGCGCACCTCCCTTTCGGTTTCCTCGGTCGCCATTGCGATCTCGTTGTTTTGCGGCATGGTGCTGGGGGCAAGTGCTGGCTATTTCGGCGGCAAGTTCGACCGCTCGGTGATGGTCCTTGTTGACCTAACCTGGGCCTTTCCTGAAATTCTGGTTGCGCTGATGCTGGTCGCAATTATCGGCCCCGGCACCACTGGAACGCTGGTTGCGATCTGTGTGGCCTATCTGGCACAATTCACCCGCCTGAGCCGCGCACAGGTTATGGCGCTCAAGACAGAAACCTATATCGAGGCGGCACGCGGCATGGGGTCTAGCCATGCGGGGATCCTATTCCGCCACCTGTTGCCCAATTGTCTTGGCCCCGTTTTGGTGGCCGGAATGCTGGCCACAGGAGATGCGATCATTCTGGAAGCAACGCTTGGTTTCTTTGGCCTTGGAGCGCAGCCACCGACACCCTCTTGGGGCGGGATGATGTCCTCGGGATCGGGACTTTTGTTCAAGGGCCCCTGGATTATCCTTTTCCCGGGCCTTTGCATTGCGGTGACTGTGGTGGCAATTAATCTTTTTGGGGATGCCCTGCTGCACAAACTGGATATCCACGAACGTGTGAGGACTGCCTGA
- a CDS encoding IS3 family transposase (programmed frameshift) produces the protein MKMTRYSEPQILAILRQAEGGVPVAELCREHGMSNASFYKWRAKYGGMDASMVSQMKAMEEENRRLKRMYADLSMQADLLKEALGKKLTGPSQRREMAETAVERRGVSIALACRAFEVSETCYRYSPKLKDENEVIADLLTGLTDARKTWGFGLCFLHLRNVKGHPWNHKRVYRIYCELELNLRIKPRKRLKREKPDVLAVPNRPNVTWSMDFMADRLGDGRAFRLLNVLDDFNREGLGIEVDFSLPAERVIRSLDRIIEWRGKPGTIRVDNGPEYISETLRKWAEKHSVTIQHIQPGQPQQNAYVERYNRTVRHEWLDQYIIESIEEAQDQATQWLWTYNNDRPNMGIGGITPAMKLKMAA, from the exons ATGAAAATGACCAGATATAGCGAACCCCAGATCCTTGCGATCCTGCGCCAAGCCGAAGGTGGTGTGCCGGTGGCCGAGCTTTGCCGTGAACATGGCATGAGCAATGCGTCGTTTTACAAATGGCGTGCGAAGTATGGTGGCATGGATGCATCCATGGTCAGCCAGATGAAAGCCATGGAGGAAGAGAACCGCAGGCTGAAGCGGATGTATGCAGATCTGAGCATGCAGGCGGACTTATTGAAGGAAGCCCTCGGAAAAAAGT TAACGGGGCCATCTCAGCGCCGCGAGATGGCCGAAACGGCGGTAGAGCGACGGGGCGTCAGCATCGCGCTGGCGTGCCGGGCCTTCGAGGTCAGCGAGACCTGCTATCGTTACAGCCCGAAGCTGAAAGACGAGAACGAGGTGATCGCCGATCTGCTGACAGGGCTGACGGATGCGCGCAAGACTTGGGGATTTGGCCTGTGTTTCCTGCATTTGCGCAACGTGAAGGGGCATCCGTGGAACCACAAGCGGGTCTACCGGATCTACTGTGAGCTGGAACTGAACCTGCGCATCAAGCCGCGCAAGCGGCTGAAACGGGAGAAGCCTGACGTTCTGGCGGTCCCGAACAGACCGAATGTGACCTGGTCCATGGACTTCATGGCGGATCGCCTCGGCGACGGCAGGGCTTTTCGGCTTTTGAATGTGTTGGACGACTTCAACCGCGAAGGGCTGGGGATCGAGGTTGATTTCTCGCTCCCTGCCGAACGGGTCATCCGCAGCCTTGATCGCATTATCGAATGGCGCGGAAAACCGGGCACGATCAGGGTCGACAATGGGCCGGAATATATCAGCGAAACACTGAGAAAATGGGCTGAGAAACATAGTGTTACGATCCAGCACATCCAACCCGGACAGCCCCAGCAGAACGCCTATGTCGAGCGCTACAACCGGACGGTTCGGCATGAATGGCTGGATCAATACATCATCGAAAGCATCGAGGAGGCTCAGGATCAGGCCACACAATGGCTCTGGACATATAACAACGACCGCCCGAACATGGGCATCGGCGGCATCACACCCGCTATGAAACTGAAAATGGCCGCGTAA
- a CDS encoding GNAT family N-acetyltransferase translates to MITYRDLKGLPEFRAAHALQHAVWGADDLADPPDLMMVVQSEGGIVAGAFEGDRLAGYIFGFPTSDPAVQHSHRLAVLSDYRGQGLGQALKEYQRDQCRTRGIRVIRWTYDPLMTRNANLNVNRLGAIGSRYLVNYYGSEGSYQGGVESDRLMAEWHVNGRPPFQVEHRLSMVPDFHRLVRHSEHEARIARLNNRREMQELFAQGLQIVGFEPDSATYLFGRLQAE, encoded by the coding sequence ATGATCACCTATCGCGATTTGAAAGGACTGCCCGAATTCCGTGCTGCCCATGCGCTACAACATGCCGTCTGGGGCGCTGATGATCTGGCCGATCCACCCGATTTGATGATGGTGGTGCAATCCGAGGGTGGCATTGTTGCGGGTGCATTCGAGGGTGACAGGCTGGCAGGTTATATCTTTGGTTTTCCGACGTCCGATCCGGCAGTGCAGCATAGCCATCGACTCGCCGTCTTGTCAGATTATCGCGGTCAAGGTCTGGGGCAGGCCCTCAAGGAGTATCAACGAGACCAGTGCCGGACGCGTGGCATCCGGGTAATCCGCTGGACCTATGATCCGTTGATGACGCGCAACGCCAATTTGAATGTCAATCGGCTTGGCGCCATTGGCTCACGCTATTTGGTGAACTACTATGGGTCCGAAGGCAGCTATCAGGGGGGCGTCGAGAGTGACCGCCTTATGGCAGAATGGCACGTAAACGGCCGCCCCCCGTTTCAGGTTGAGCACCGCCTATCCATGGTGCCGGACTTTCACCGTCTGGTGCGCCACTCCGAACACGAGGCCCGCATCGCAAGATTAAACAACCGGCGTGAGATGCAGGAACTGTTCGCGCAAGGCTTGCAAATTGTCGGCTTTGAGCCGGATAGTGCCACCTATCTTTTCGGCAGGTTGCAAGCCGAATGA